A region from the Hydrogenimonas sp. genome encodes:
- a CDS encoding flagellar hook-associated protein FlgK: protein MASIFNSLNIGYSGLKTSQIAIDTTGHNIANAENPDYTRQRVVISPNDPLNTTPGDIGLGAKVTEIVRIHDEFVYKRLKSSSSDSEYASFRQDTLDEVSSYFPEIDQNGVYDGLSNFFDAWSNFSKNSDDSSLKIDLAEKTKTFVSTLQDTRDLLQKTQDTLDEQLRTTVDEINRLGEQIAEINVRINTHETGGGDANDLRDQRDKLELALSKLIDTSVTKGELRSDTTVDSNLVESTDQYHLSIGGSSFVDGSTFHPLVLDKAGDGTAYSNIYYQRQDNVSFDITNYIHGGKTGAILSLRGSDYNEELGKFMDGDIQQIIDKLDSFASSLIENVNNIYAGHATDSMLGDVAVDTNMPIENSGLHINTDSGFNVKIYDIDGNVVAQRSVALNGKTFQDVADRINDPTVDDNADNTVTNDVDDFVLVSFDSEGHMSISLKDGFEEQGYRFAIEEDDWENPSLFAGAMGMQRFFDGSDAETISLNRTLDENPTKIAGNAAPVPGDNTIANRMVQLQFDKIGFYLDGNMEPYSQDTLSGFFRMSTTEVAEMTASAHSAAETSQSLLNAVIDEFDSISRVDIDEELTNLMKYQTGYSASAKVITTIDQMIETLLGIKQ from the coding sequence ATGGCTTCTATTTTCAACTCCCTCAATATCGGATACAGCGGCCTAAAAACTTCCCAGATAGCGATAGATACGACTGGCCACAATATAGCCAATGCCGAAAACCCTGACTACACACGCCAGCGTGTCGTAATATCGCCAAATGACCCTTTGAACACTACACCGGGTGACATTGGGCTGGGAGCAAAGGTGACAGAGATTGTACGGATTCATGACGAGTTCGTATACAAAAGGCTCAAAAGCTCATCTTCCGACAGTGAGTATGCCTCTTTCCGGCAGGATACTCTAGATGAAGTATCCAGCTACTTCCCGGAAATAGATCAAAACGGAGTATACGACGGACTGTCCAACTTCTTCGATGCATGGAGTAACTTTTCCAAAAACAGTGACGACAGTTCACTGAAGATTGATCTCGCAGAGAAGACAAAGACTTTCGTTTCGACTCTTCAGGATACAAGAGACCTTCTTCAAAAAACACAGGATACACTGGATGAACAGCTTCGAACAACGGTAGATGAGATAAATAGGCTCGGAGAACAGATTGCCGAGATAAATGTCCGTATAAATACACATGAGACCGGCGGTGGAGATGCCAACGACCTGCGTGACCAGCGCGATAAGCTTGAATTGGCATTGAGCAAGCTCATAGATACTTCGGTAACAAAGGGTGAACTTCGGTCTGACACTACCGTCGACTCAAACCTCGTGGAGTCTACCGATCAGTATCATCTCAGTATCGGCGGGTCGTCATTTGTGGACGGTTCCACTTTTCATCCCCTGGTCCTGGATAAGGCGGGAGATGGTACAGCCTACTCAAACATCTACTATCAGCGGCAGGATAACGTCAGCTTTGACATTACAAACTATATCCACGGCGGAAAGACGGGAGCTATACTCTCTCTGAGAGGAAGCGACTACAACGAGGAGCTGGGAAAATTCATGGATGGAGACATACAGCAGATCATCGACAAGCTTGACAGCTTCGCTTCGTCACTTATAGAGAACGTCAACAATATATATGCAGGGCACGCTACGGACAGTATGCTCGGTGATGTCGCTGTAGATACGAATATGCCGATCGAAAACTCCGGTCTTCACATAAATACCGACAGCGGGTTCAATGTAAAGATATACGACATAGACGGGAATGTTGTAGCCCAGCGAAGTGTTGCGTTGAACGGAAAGACGTTTCAGGATGTAGCCGACCGGATAAACGATCCCACGGTGGATGACAATGCGGACAATACCGTTACCAACGACGTGGACGATTTCGTACTGGTATCATTCGACTCCGAAGGCCATATGTCCATCTCCCTTAAAGATGGTTTCGAAGAGCAGGGGTACAGGTTCGCGATCGAGGAAGATGACTGGGAAAACCCTTCGCTTTTTGCGGGTGCGATGGGAATGCAGCGCTTTTTCGACGGAAGTGATGCGGAAACGATCAGTTTAAACAGAACGCTGGATGAGAACCCGACAAAAATTGCCGGCAATGCCGCTCCTGTTCCGGGTGACAATACGATAGCCAACAGAATGGTCCAGTTGCAGTTCGACAAAATAGGGTTCTATCTGGACGGTAACATGGAGCCGTATTCTCAAGATACACTTAGCGGATTTTTCAGAATGAGCACCACCGAAGTGGCTGAAATGACCGCGTCAGCCCATTCTGCCGCTGAAACTTCACAGTCGCTTCTGAATGCGGTAATTGATGAGTTCGACAGTATCAGCAGAGTCGATATTGACGAAGAGCTGACCAATCTGATGAAGTATCAGACCGGTTACAGCGCAAGCGCAAAGGTGATTACAACGATCGACCAGATGATAGAGACCCTTCTTGGAATCAAACAGTAG
- a CDS encoding carboxynorspermidine decarboxylase, putative produces the protein MIDLSKVPTPCYVCEEELLERNLKILDRVQKESGARILLALKGFAMWSTFGLVGRYLYGTSASGLHEAMLGRETMNREVHTYSPAFKEEEIEQIAKISDHIIFNSPRQVERFLDAAKAANPRISCGIRVNPEVSSAPVDLYNPCGLYSRLGTTIAGFDPNILQKLDGLHFHALCEQNVDALEEVLEAFEEKFGEYIPKMEWINFGGGHHITRADYDVDRLIEVIKGFKKRHDGITVYLEPGEAVGWQTGPLVASVLDIVHNGIDIAILDVSAEAHMPDTLAMPYRADVRGAAEAGVKPYTYRLGGNTCLAGDIMGDYSFDEPLKVGDKIVFEDQIHYTMVKSTTFNGVKHPSIAIWTKNGELKIVREFGYEDFKNRLS, from the coding sequence ATGATCGACCTCTCGAAAGTCCCTACCCCGTGCTATGTCTGTGAAGAGGAGCTGCTCGAGCGGAACCTGAAAATTCTCGACCGTGTACAAAAAGAGAGCGGAGCCAGGATACTGCTGGCCCTGAAAGGTTTCGCGATGTGGAGCACCTTCGGCCTGGTAGGGAGATATCTGTACGGAACCAGTGCCAGCGGCCTTCACGAAGCGATGCTGGGACGTGAGACTATGAACAGGGAGGTTCACACCTACTCCCCCGCCTTCAAAGAGGAGGAGATAGAGCAGATAGCGAAAATAAGCGACCATATTATCTTCAACTCGCCCCGACAGGTAGAGAGATTTCTTGACGCCGCAAAAGCCGCAAATCCGCGAATCTCCTGTGGAATCCGTGTAAACCCGGAGGTATCATCCGCCCCGGTAGACCTCTACAACCCCTGCGGACTCTACAGCCGTCTCGGTACCACGATAGCCGGTTTCGATCCGAATATTCTCCAAAAGCTCGACGGTCTTCATTTCCATGCGCTCTGCGAACAGAATGTCGATGCCCTCGAAGAGGTCCTGGAGGCATTCGAAGAGAAGTTCGGGGAGTATATACCGAAAATGGAGTGGATAAACTTCGGCGGCGGCCATCACATTACAAGGGCCGATTACGATGTGGATAGGCTTATCGAAGTCATAAAAGGCTTCAAGAAGCGTCACGACGGAATAACGGTCTATCTAGAACCGGGAGAGGCGGTCGGGTGGCAGACAGGTCCTCTTGTGGCTTCGGTTCTTGACATTGTACACAACGGCATCGATATAGCCATACTGGACGTCTCAGCCGAAGCGCATATGCCCGACACCCTGGCCATGCCTTACAGAGCGGATGTGAGAGGGGCCGCCGAAGCCGGGGTGAAACCGTACACCTACCGCCTTGGAGGCAACACATGCCTTGCAGGCGACATAATGGGCGACTACAGCTTCGACGAGCCGCTCAAGGTAGGCGACAAGATAGTTTTCGAAGACCAGATACACTACACTATGGTCAAAAGCACCACCTTCAACGGTGTAAAACACCCCTCCATAGCTATCTGGACCAAAAACGGAGAGCTGAAAATAGTCAGGGAGTTCGGCTATGAGGATTTCAAAAACAGGCTCTCCTAA
- a CDS encoding flagellar L-ring protein FlgH, whose protein sequence is MRRYELSALLASILVLGGCSARNTEAKIDFKPPKYVEQMPPREPQTPMYNPGSLFGRGDSPVFSDKKAMNVNDIVTVVIDENILSSSSGTKSISKITADKLGGGVMSSSGGGGLMGNVANQVNKLTNIGFNIDSTVSFNGTGSHQRSEKFTTNISARIVKVLENGNYFIDGRRAMLIDGQKQILHVSGVIRPEDITQTNQIDSKYIADAKILYESQGDVKEATQQGWGTKIVESIWPF, encoded by the coding sequence ATGCGTAGATACGAACTCTCGGCGCTTTTGGCCTCCATTCTCGTGCTTGGCGGCTGCAGTGCCCGCAATACCGAAGCGAAAATAGATTTCAAACCGCCGAAGTATGTGGAGCAGATGCCTCCCAGAGAGCCGCAGACCCCCATGTACAATCCGGGCAGCCTTTTCGGGCGGGGCGACAGTCCTGTCTTTTCGGACAAAAAGGCTATGAATGTCAACGATATTGTCACCGTAGTTATAGATGAAAATATTCTCTCTTCCTCAAGCGGTACGAAGAGTATCTCGAAGATAACTGCCGACAAACTAGGGGGCGGCGTCATGAGCTCATCTGGAGGCGGAGGGCTTATGGGGAATGTGGCAAACCAGGTCAACAAGCTTACAAATATCGGCTTCAATATCGACTCTACCGTGAGTTTCAACGGTACGGGCTCTCATCAGAGAAGTGAAAAGTTCACGACCAACATATCGGCAAGAATAGTCAAAGTCCTCGAAAACGGCAACTATTTCATAGATGGGCGCAGGGCGATGCTCATAGACGGGCAGAAGCAGATACTTCATGTAAGCGGTGTAATACGCCCAGAGGATATTACGCAGACCAACCAGATAGATTCGAAATATATTGCAGATGCCAAGATACTCTACGAATCACAGGGTGATGTGAAAGAGGCGACTCAGCAGGGGTGGGGTACGAAAATAGTAGAGTCTATCTGGCCCTTTTGA
- a CDS encoding tRNA (adenine37-N(6))-methyltransferase TrmN6 translates to MLFYQPLDGYRFNSDSIFLYDFIRSFSPSGELLDVGCGVGVIGLLLARDFNLRPTLVDKQRLMVSYARKNAEINGIEAEVVLGDFLEFESPERFDFVVSNPPFYHEDVIKSEDLHIHACRYNSHLPPKPFFAKVKRLLKPRGRFFSVTTHRRSPIL, encoded by the coding sequence GTGCTATTTTACCAGCCGCTTGACGGGTACCGCTTCAACAGCGATTCGATCTTTCTCTACGACTTTATACGCTCATTCTCCCCTTCGGGAGAGCTTCTCGATGTCGGATGCGGAGTAGGGGTGATCGGTCTGCTGCTGGCCCGCGATTTCAATCTGAGGCCTACACTGGTGGACAAACAGCGGCTGATGGTCTCCTATGCGCGTAAAAACGCCGAAATAAACGGCATAGAAGCGGAAGTGGTGTTGGGCGATTTTTTGGAGTTCGAGAGCCCTGAAAGATTCGATTTCGTCGTTTCGAATCCACCTTTTTACCATGAAGATGTCATAAAGAGCGAAGATCTCCATATTCATGCATGCCGCTACAACTCCCATCTGCCGCCGAAGCCTTTTTTCGCGAAGGTGAAACGGCTCCTGAAGCCGAGGGGAAGATTTTTTTCTGTTACGACGCATCGCAGATCGCCGATCTTGTAA
- a CDS encoding 3-deoxy-manno-octulosonate cytidylyltransferase — MIIIPARLGSTRFPEKVLAEIGGYPMVIATAKAVETIDRVAVATDSQKVADICSAYGIRAVMTSREHGSGTDRINEAATRLGLDENEIVINVQADEPFIEPEVVEKLKTLVKKHVKDDSVMICSAYKSITPVEAEDPNMVKVVTDESDFALYFSRSAVPYDRDGGFTEFKGHIGIYGFRRKMLERFCSLPPSLLEQTEKLEQLRALSHGFEIAMCRVETESFGIDTPEDLQRAVEKIEGAKS, encoded by the coding sequence ATGATAATAATTCCGGCTCGCCTGGGCTCTACCAGATTCCCCGAAAAAGTGCTCGCCGAAATCGGCGGATATCCGATGGTAATAGCTACGGCAAAAGCCGTGGAGACGATAGACCGTGTCGCAGTTGCCACAGACTCGCAAAAGGTTGCCGATATATGCTCCGCCTACGGCATCAGGGCGGTAATGACCAGCAGGGAGCACGGAAGCGGAACCGACCGGATAAACGAAGCCGCTACGAGACTCGGGCTGGACGAAAACGAGATAGTCATCAACGTCCAGGCGGATGAGCCGTTCATAGAGCCCGAAGTCGTCGAAAAACTCAAAACTCTCGTGAAAAAACATGTCAAGGATGATAGTGTGATGATCTGCTCGGCATATAAAAGCATCACACCGGTCGAGGCGGAAGATCCGAATATGGTCAAAGTGGTTACGGACGAGAGCGATTTCGCCCTATACTTTTCACGAAGCGCCGTTCCCTACGACAGAGACGGAGGTTTCACGGAATTCAAAGGCCACATAGGCATTTACGGCTTCAGACGGAAGATGCTCGAACGGTTCTGCTCTCTGCCCCCTTCCCTTCTGGAGCAGACGGAAAAACTGGAGCAGCTAAGGGCCCTTTCGCACGGATTCGAAATAGCCATGTGCCGCGTGGAGACGGAAAGCTTCGGCATCGATACCCCCGAAGATCTGCAAAGAGCGGTTGAAAAGATAGAAGGGGCGAAGAGCTAA
- a CDS encoding phosphoribosyl transferase domain protein — MLRDRFEAGEILADKIEKMGPFENPVVLALPRGGVPVAARIAERINAPLDVIIVRKLGAPFNEEFAIGALVEGEPERVVLNEDAVYRLGVGKEYLESVISKERDELHRRQKMYRMQESTLGNLAGKTVILVDDGIATGYTMKAALAAIREQNPAKIVVAVPVAPADTLKEIERLADEVVVIETPEPFWAVGAHYGKFDQTDDKEVIELLKEAKERG, encoded by the coding sequence ATGTTGAGAGACAGATTTGAAGCGGGTGAAATCCTCGCAGACAAAATAGAGAAGATGGGACCGTTTGAAAACCCGGTCGTCCTGGCACTTCCAAGAGGCGGCGTACCCGTCGCGGCCAGAATAGCGGAACGGATCAATGCACCGCTGGATGTCATAATAGTGCGCAAACTGGGGGCTCCTTTCAATGAAGAGTTCGCCATAGGCGCACTTGTAGAAGGCGAACCGGAGCGGGTGGTACTCAACGAAGATGCCGTTTACCGGCTCGGCGTCGGGAAAGAGTATCTGGAGAGTGTGATTTCAAAAGAGCGCGATGAACTGCACAGGCGGCAGAAGATGTACAGAATGCAAGAGAGCACGCTCGGAAATCTTGCGGGAAAAACCGTAATCCTGGTAGACGACGGTATCGCGACTGGCTATACGATGAAAGCGGCACTTGCGGCCATCAGGGAGCAGAATCCGGCGAAGATTGTAGTAGCTGTTCCGGTAGCACCGGCGGATACTCTCAAGGAGATAGAGCGTCTTGCGGACGAGGTAGTAGTCATAGAGACACCTGAACCGTTCTGGGCCGTCGGAGCCCACTACGGAAAGTTCGATCAGACCGACGACAAAGAGGTCATAGAGCTTTTGAAAGAGGCGAAAGAGAGGGGTTAA
- a CDS encoding indole-3-glycerol phosphate synthase codes for MILDEIIARTKVDLERRKREYPLDWLGRSLAYNPFPPRDVHKVLKSTPENPYRIIAEVKKASPSKGVIREDFDPLMIAKAYEEGGADALSILTEPHYFQGNIEYLTQIRRYVPMPLLRKDFIIDKYQLVEALVYGADFVLLIAKALTRKQLKELLEYTWHLGMEALVEIHDKKDLIKAVFAGANIIGINHRNLETFEMDMGLSERLIPLIPNSKIIVAESGIYDHEQVKHLHEAGADAFLVGEHFMRQKDIAGALKRLKYGG; via the coding sequence GTGATACTCGATGAAATAATAGCACGCACGAAAGTAGACCTTGAGAGGAGAAAGAGAGAGTATCCGCTCGACTGGCTCGGCCGCTCGCTGGCTTACAACCCCTTTCCTCCGCGCGATGTCCACAAAGTACTCAAGTCCACCCCGGAAAACCCCTACAGAATCATTGCGGAAGTCAAAAAAGCTAGTCCGTCAAAGGGTGTGATAAGGGAAGATTTCGACCCGCTAATGATCGCCAAAGCTTATGAAGAGGGGGGTGCCGACGCTCTCTCCATACTAACCGAGCCCCACTATTTTCAGGGAAATATCGAATATCTGACACAGATTCGAAGATATGTACCCATGCCGCTTCTTCGTAAAGATTTCATAATAGACAAGTATCAGCTTGTCGAAGCTCTCGTATACGGTGCCGACTTCGTGCTTCTTATAGCCAAGGCGCTGACACGCAAGCAGCTCAAGGAGCTTTTGGAGTATACATGGCACCTCGGTATGGAGGCGCTGGTAGAGATACACGACAAGAAAGATCTGATCAAGGCTGTTTTCGCCGGGGCGAATATCATAGGTATCAACCACCGTAATCTCGAGACTTTCGAGATGGATATGGGCCTTAGCGAGCGGCTTATACCCCTGATACCGAACAGTAAAATAATTGTGGCCGAAAGCGGCATATATGACCACGAGCAGGTGAAACATCTGCATGAAGCGGGGGCAGACGCCTTTTTGGTAGGTGAGCACTTCATGCGCCAGAAAGATATCGCCGGTGCGCTAAAGAGACTCAAGTACGGGGGTTAA
- a CDS encoding dipeptide transport system permease protein DppC, which produces MRCPCISVALIVALFLFSFAGPFFYTVSPYELHPDALLMPPSAEHLLGTDRLGRDLLARLMYGGRVSLTIGVGSAVIASMIGLIVGITAGFFRGNVDRLFVVVVDLFLTFPTFFLLLALVSYIEASVWVLIFVISVTGWMTMGRMIRAESFSIGRKPFIKILKTAGVSTPKIVLKYFAPLLAPIFFISFTFGVGGAILSESALSFLGLGISPPQMSWGSLISEGKEVMQIAWWISFFPGLMIFLVTLSLIQISDYLQTKTNRKEVLA; this is translated from the coding sequence ATGAGGTGCCCCTGTATCAGTGTAGCATTGATAGTCGCTCTCTTTCTCTTCTCTTTTGCAGGTCCGTTTTTCTATACCGTAAGCCCGTATGAGCTTCATCCCGATGCCCTGTTGATGCCCCCTTCGGCGGAGCATCTTCTCGGTACGGACCGCCTGGGACGTGATCTTCTGGCCCGTCTTATGTACGGCGGGCGCGTCTCTTTGACTATAGGAGTCGGAAGTGCGGTGATCGCTTCCATGATAGGGCTTATCGTCGGCATTACAGCCGGTTTCTTCAGGGGAAATGTAGACAGGCTCTTCGTCGTGGTAGTTGATCTCTTTTTGACATTTCCCACCTTTTTCCTTCTTCTGGCTCTTGTAAGCTATATCGAGGCCTCCGTGTGGGTTCTAATTTTTGTCATCTCCGTAACCGGCTGGATGACGATGGGGAGAATGATCCGCGCAGAGAGCTTTTCGATAGGCAGAAAGCCTTTCATCAAGATACTCAAAACTGCAGGTGTATCGACGCCGAAGATAGTGCTGAAATATTTTGCACCTCTGCTGGCACCGATCTTTTTTATCAGCTTCACTTTCGGGGTAGGGGGAGCGATACTGAGCGAAAGTGCACTCAGTTTCCTGGGGCTTGGAATCAGTCCTCCGCAGATGAGCTGGGGCAGCCTGATAAGCGAGGGGAAAGAGGTTATGCAGATAGCCTGGTGGATCAGCTTTTTCCCTGGGCTTATGATATTTCTTGTAACACTCTCCCTTATACAGATATCAGACTATCTGCAGACAAAGACCAACCGCAAAGAGGTTCTAGCCTGA
- a CDS encoding uncharacterized conserved protein: MQTYNIYYESALTFHLLPMEEINRAKSVLIQIFSGNSSRTMLEKLIREAKVFFPDAVIVGVTTGGEISDRKMTSHKILISISAFKKTKVTSFSIDAITPENSFDAGSILAQKLVKKDTKLLILYTEGLYVNADDFLAGVGETAPELPVCGAVAADNGKFFETFVLHDDKVLSRGAVGIALSGKSLNIHSASLTDWEAIGPLLNITKSKKNRVYEINGKKSVEFFRHYLGDLFIENLPESGFDISLTYEAEGCIFNRNVVAVARDGALVFTGNVPEGSRCRFGYLERNGPSKESLHGLKIFDDTDIESFFVFSGIGRKRSLKEISSRQIDLFAKSASVSGFFGYGEFIHTDNRNCLLNQSCSIIGLSEGKSSSETKSVCMVVQDQKGYEIEKTLAHLVTVANEELEQKSRELETLLSYLPAGAIFFDNDLQVTLYNNLALNLLGLEQEKSDFRDLNRLKAGWIVSMFRETLALNETISGGGLTETSDGKQLYIRIKTVPMKQEGKTVGAMALIQTGEKM, encoded by the coding sequence ATGCAGACATACAATATCTACTATGAATCGGCATTGACTTTCCACCTTTTGCCAATGGAAGAGATAAACAGAGCCAAGTCGGTGCTGATTCAGATATTCTCAGGCAACTCTTCGCGCACGATGCTCGAAAAGCTGATCAGGGAGGCGAAGGTCTTCTTTCCCGATGCGGTGATAGTCGGAGTGACAACCGGGGGAGAGATTTCCGACCGTAAAATGACCTCCCATAAGATATTGATATCCATATCCGCTTTCAAAAAGACAAAAGTTACCTCATTCTCAATAGATGCGATCACACCGGAAAACAGTTTCGACGCGGGCAGCATACTTGCACAGAAGCTTGTAAAAAAGGATACTAAACTTCTGATTCTCTACACGGAGGGGCTCTATGTCAATGCAGACGACTTCCTCGCCGGGGTCGGCGAAACGGCCCCTGAACTGCCGGTATGCGGTGCCGTTGCCGCAGATAACGGGAAGTTTTTCGAGACATTCGTGTTGCACGATGACAAGGTTTTGTCCAGAGGGGCTGTAGGTATAGCTTTGAGCGGTAAAAGTCTGAATATCCACTCCGCTTCCCTTACCGACTGGGAAGCCATAGGCCCTCTGCTGAATATTACGAAATCGAAGAAGAACAGAGTCTACGAGATAAACGGCAAAAAGAGTGTAGAGTTTTTCAGACACTACCTGGGAGATCTCTTTATCGAAAATCTGCCGGAATCTGGGTTCGATATATCTTTGACATATGAAGCTGAGGGGTGTATATTCAACCGCAATGTCGTTGCGGTGGCGAGAGACGGCGCTCTGGTGTTTACGGGTAATGTACCGGAAGGAAGCCGATGCAGATTCGGATATCTGGAGAGAAACGGCCCTTCGAAGGAGTCACTCCACGGCCTGAAGATATTCGATGATACCGATATAGAGAGCTTCTTCGTATTTTCAGGTATAGGCAGAAAGAGATCTCTGAAAGAGATAAGCTCCAGGCAGATCGATCTTTTTGCGAAGAGCGCCTCGGTTAGCGGCTTTTTCGGTTATGGGGAGTTTATACATACAGATAATAGAAACTGCCTGCTCAACCAGTCGTGCAGCATAATAGGACTGAGCGAGGGGAAAAGCTCGTCCGAAACCAAATCTGTCTGCATGGTCGTTCAGGACCAGAAGGGTTACGAGATAGAAAAGACACTTGCACATCTCGTAACGGTCGCGAATGAAGAGTTGGAGCAGAAGAGCAGAGAGCTCGAGACACTTCTCTCCTACCTTCCCGCAGGGGCAATCTTTTTCGACAACGATCTGCAGGTTACACTCTATAACAATCTTGCCCTGAATCTACTCGGCCTTGAACAGGAGAAGAGTGATTTCAGAGATCTCAACAGGCTTAAAGCCGGATGGATTGTCTCCATGTTCAGAGAGACCCTGGCGCTGAACGAGACCATCTCCGGCGGCGGACTTACAGAGACCTCCGACGGGAAACAGCTCTATATACGCATAAAAACGGTACCGATGAAGCAGGAGGGTAAAACAGTAGGAGCCATGGCCCTGATCCAGACAGGAGAGAAGATGTGA
- a CDS encoding transamidase GatB domain protein: protein MELLEIKQKVFQAERDYMSDLKERLQSDLKDAMRQKDTFKRDVVRFVMSAIKQIEVDERKELSDADIEAILVKQIKQRNDSIAQFKEGGREDLVEKNERELEILRSYLPEPMSEDEVRKIVSEIIAQTGAAGMKDMGKVMGAAKAKIGSRAEGRVINAIAKELLNS, encoded by the coding sequence ATGGAACTGCTCGAAATAAAGCAAAAAGTGTTCCAGGCAGAAAGGGATTATATGAGCGATCTAAAAGAGAGACTGCAAAGCGACCTGAAAGATGCGATGAGGCAGAAAGATACATTCAAACGTGATGTTGTCAGATTTGTCATGAGTGCCATAAAACAGATAGAGGTCGACGAAAGAAAAGAGCTTTCCGATGCCGACATAGAAGCGATTCTGGTAAAGCAGATCAAACAGAGAAACGACTCCATAGCGCAATTCAAAGAGGGGGGAAGAGAAGATCTTGTCGAAAAGAACGAAAGGGAGCTGGAGATACTGCGCAGCTACCTGCCGGAACCTATGAGCGAAGATGAGGTGAGGAAAATCGTTTCGGAAATCATTGCACAAACCGGTGCGGCCGGTATGAAAGATATGGGCAAGGTGATGGGTGCGGCAAAGGCCAAAATAGGTAGCCGTGCAGAAGGCAGAGTGATCAACGCCATAGCGAAAGAGCTTCTCAACTCCTGA
- a CDS encoding putative SAM-dependent methyltransferase Bucepa02006346, which translates to MIEDKIRWNEKYATQPVSLKPSPLLLEHLEEIGGKEILDIAAGMGRHAGYLANLGFLVDAVEFSDIALSRLSSIPGVRAIERDLDTAKEFPKEYDAILCFNYLNRRLFPLMQRHLLPGGLLLFETFVEDEKNESAPQKSEYLLKKNELLEVFKDLYIIDYREKFIYRQDGKRALLASLAALKRAR; encoded by the coding sequence GTGATAGAGGACAAAATCCGCTGGAACGAGAAGTATGCCACACAACCGGTTTCTCTTAAGCCGAGCCCTCTGCTTCTTGAGCATCTGGAGGAGATAGGCGGAAAAGAGATACTCGACATCGCTGCCGGTATGGGAAGACACGCCGGCTACCTCGCCAACCTGGGATTTTTAGTAGATGCGGTTGAGTTCAGCGATATCGCCCTCTCCAGGCTCTCCTCCATCCCCGGCGTAAGAGCGATAGAGAGGGATCTGGACACGGCGAAAGAGTTCCCGAAAGAGTACGACGCGATTTTGTGCTTCAACTACCTTAACAGAAGGCTGTTTCCGCTTATGCAAAGACATCTGCTTCCGGGCGGCCTGCTGCTGTTCGAAACTTTTGTGGAAGACGAGAAAAACGAGAGCGCCCCGCAGAAGTCGGAGTACCTGCTGAAGAAAAACGAGCTTCTGGAGGTTTTCAAAGATCTCTACATAATCGACTACAGAGAGAAGTTCATATACAGACAGGACGGAAAGAGAGCGCTTTTGGCATCACTGGCTGCCCTCAAAAGGGCCAGATAG